In one window of Gossypium arboreum isolate Shixiya-1 chromosome 4, ASM2569848v2, whole genome shotgun sequence DNA:
- the LOC108460982 gene encoding PP2A regulatory subunit TAP46-like has protein sequence MGERKVEDMSLSALFEQARKIHLTVTESGADQDLVKKGCELLEKCEDMISKLGLFSSNETKDDISTNNLKYLLVPFYLAELTEKLAQEERIQILKISQAKLKEFISFCEAMELVPQEELEASVQGASNSFADRRALKIARFRRQRAAEAKLTEIKERKERRGRSIKAAALSTPVEVGEDDLLDDDGEEEREAWLTTISLAICKAFDLLEMLKKEEEMLSAIKEKQLKEGEKEFSQAILDDRTKKAEAWHRDAAARARYTQPAAPITCATFAQDVIEGRANVSQAHEHKHQPMIFGPQSLIGGSLTSERERMAAQVFQPAYRMPTMSIEEAGLREMEMMNKWQERNAKMFEEANSAWYKDKPKMGPSEDDEDDDAAQEKARAWDDWKDDNPRGAGNKKLTPCG, from the exons ATGGGTGAACGCAAAGTGGAGGATATGTCGTTGTCAGCTCTCTTCGAACAAGCTCGTAAGATCCATCTTACGGTCACAGAGTCCGGTGCTGATCAG GATCTGGTAAAGAAAGGATGCGAGCTGCTGGAGAAGTGCGAGGACATGATAAGCAAGCTAGGGCTTTTCTCATCCAATGAGACCAAAGATGATATCAGCACCAACAATCTCAAGTACCTTCTG GTACCGTTTTATCTGGCAGAGCTGACGGAAAAGCTTGCGCAGGAGGAAAGGATACAGATTCTCAAGATTTCGCAAGCTAAATTGAAG GAATTCATTTCATTTTGTGAAGCAATGGAACTTGTACCACAGGAAGAGTTGGAAGCTTCTGTGCAAGGAGCTTCAAATTCTTTTGCTGACCGAAGAGCTTTGAAG ATTGCTCGTTTTAGACGCCAAAGGGCTGCAGAGGCAAAACTTACAGAAATAAAGGAGCGGAAGGAGCGGCGTGGACGTTCAATAAAAGCAGCTGCCTTATCAACTCCTGTGGAGGTTGGAGAGGATGATCTGCTTGATGATGATGGGGAGGAGGAACGAGAG GCTTGGCTTACTACTATTTCATTGGCTATTTGTAAG GCTTTTGATCTGCTTGAAATGCTGAAGAAGGAAGAGGAAATGCTTTCTGCGATAAAGGAGAAACAGCTCAAG GAAGGGGAAAAGGAATTTTCTCAGGCTATCCTTGATGATCGCACCAAGAAAGCAGAGGCATGGCATCGTGATGCTGCAGCTCGTGCACGGTATACTCAACCTGCGGCACCTATTACTTGTGCTACATTTGCTCAAGATGTTATTGAAGGAAGGGCAAATGTATCGCAAGCACATGAACACAAACATCAGCCAATGATCTTTGGACCACAAAGCCTTATAGGTGGGAGCCTAACAAGTGAAAGGGAAAGGATGGCAGCACAGGTTTTCCAACCTGCTTATAG GATGCCAACTATGAGCATCGAGGAAGCTGGTCTGAGGGAGATGGAAATGATGAATAAGTGGCAGGAGAGGAATGCAAAAATGTTTGAAGAAGCAAACTCAGCATGGTACAAGGACAAACCAAAGATGGGACCAAGTGAAGATGATGAAGACGATGATGCTGCCCAAGAGAAGGCACGGGCATGGGATGACTGGAAAGATGACAATCCTCGAGGTGCAGGCAATAAAAAGCTTACACCCTGCGGGTGA
- the LOC108458235 gene encoding starch synthase 1, chloroplastic/amyloplastic-like, whose amino-acid sequence MASIQLTRILLSCKLSTNIALSSRTCCSFRRTRQLDFGPLLKRNFQNRKLTAIRSEKSGNEGSISSAIEGEENSGSISSPVKPGLMLGIDRDDSGSVIGLNLIPGDNEAIDTEVVSTVTKVKDEEIKKEKIETRVTYNIVFVTAEAAPYSKTGGLGDVCGSLPIELASRGHRVMVVSPRYLNGTSADENFARVFDANRRIKLQCFGGEQEIAFFHEYREGVDWVFVDHPSYHRPGNPYGDSHGAFGDNQFRYTLLCHAACEAPLVLPLGGYTYGEKCLFLVNDWHAGLVSVLLAAKYRPFGVYKDARSILVIHNLAHQGVEPAATFKNLGLPSNWYGALEWVFPTWARTHALDTGEAVNILKGAIVTSDRILTVSKGYAWEITTVEGGYGLNQLLSSRRSVLTGITNGIHIAEWDPSSDEHIAFHYSAASLSGKVQCKTALQQELGFPIKPDCPLIGFIGRLDYQKGIDLIHWAIPELMEDDVQFVMLGSGDPLYEDWMRSAETTYRDKFRGWVGFSVPISHRITAGCDILLMPSRFEPCGLNQLYAMRYGTVPVVHATGGLRDTVENFNPYAGEGRGEGTGWAFSPLTKDCMLNALKTAIRTYRDHKSTWEGLMRRCMQKDFTWENAAIQYEQVFEWALIDPPYIM is encoded by the exons ATGGCGTCCATTCAACTAACTCGTATACTATTGTCTTGCAAATTATCTACCAATATTGCATTATCGTCTCGTACATGTTGCAGTTTTAGGCGTACTAGGCAACTGGATTTCGGTCCTTTGTTGAAAAGAAATTTTCAAAATAGGAAATTGACGGCTATAAGAtctgaaaaatcaggaaatgaaGGTTCTATTTCTAGTGCAATTGAAGGAGAAGAAAATTCTGGTTCTATTTCCAGCCCAGTAAAGCCCGGACTTATGCTAGGCATCGACAGAGATGATTCTGGTTCTGTTATTGGCTTAAACTTGATTCCTG GTGACAATGAAGCCATTGACACTGAAGTTGTGTCAACTGTTACCAAAGTCAAAGATGaggaaataaaaaaagaaaaaatagaaaccAGAGTAACCTACAATATTGTCTTTGTTACTGCTGAAGCCGCGCCTTATTCAAAAACGGGTGGATTAGGAGATGTTTGTGGTTCTTTGCCTATAGAGCTGGCTAGCCGTGGACACAGAGTCATGGTTGTCTCCCCAAGATACCTGAATGGTACGTCTGCAGATGAAAATTTTGCACGTGTCTTTGATGCAAATCGACGCATCAAACTACAATGTTTTGGAGGGGAACAAGAGATTGCATTCTTCCATGAGTATCGGGAGGGTGTTGATTGG GTATTTGTGGACCATCCTTCTTACCATAGACCTGGAAATCCATATGGCGATAGTCATGGTGCTTTTGGTGATAATCAG TTTCGGTATACTTTACTTTGCCATGCAGCATGTGAAGCTCCATTAGTGCTTCCATTGGGAGGGTATACCTATGGAGAGAAGTGTCTCTTCCTTGTCAATGATTGGCATGCTGGTCTCGTGTCGGT GCTTTTGGCTGCCAAATACCGTCCATTTGGTGTTTATAAAGATGCTCGGAGCATCCTTGTAATTCATAACCTTGCTCATCAG GGAGTGGAACCTGCAGCAACCTTTAAGAATTTGGGATTGCCTTCAAACTGGTATGGGGCATTGGAATGGGTGTTTCCTACATGGGCAAGGACACATGCACTTGACACGGGAGAGGCTGTCAATATTCTAAAGGGTGCCATTGTGACATCTGATCGAATACTTACCGTTAGTAAG GGCTATGCATGGGAAATAACAACTGTTGAAGGTGGATATGGTTTAAATCAGCTATTAAGCAGTCGGAGGAGTGTTCtgactg GAATTACAAACGGCATTCATATTGCTGAATGGGATCCATCTTCAGATGAGCATATTGCTTTCCATTATTCTGCTGCTTCTCTATCTGGAAAG GTTCAATGCAAGACTGCTCTCCAACAGGAACTTGGTTTTCCAATTAAGCCTGATTGTCCCTTG ATTGGATTTATTGGGAGACTGGACTACCAGAAAGGCATTGACCTGATCCACTGGGCAATTCCAGAACTTATGGAAGATGATGTACAATTT GTAATGCTTGGCTCTGGGGACCCACTTTACGAAGACTGGATGAGATCAGCAGAGACTACTTACAGAGATAAATTTCGTGGTTGGGTTGGATTTAGTGTTCCAATCTCGCATAGGATCACTGCAGG CTGTGACATACTATTGATGCCTTCAAGATTCGAGCCCTGTGGACTAAATCAGTTATATGCGATGAGATATGGAACTGTCCCTGTAGTTCATGCCACAGGAGGACTTAGA GACACAGTAGAGAATTTCAATCCGTACGCTGGAGAAGGTAGAGGTGAAGGCACAGG GTGGGCCTTTTCTCCGCTCACAAAAGACTGTATGCTAAAT GCGCTAAAAACAGCAATAAGGACGTACAGAGATCACAAGTCAACATGGGAGGGATTGATGAGAAGATGCATGCAAAAGGACTTCACCTGGGAAAATGCTGCCATTCAATACGAGCAGGTTTTTGAGTGGGCCCTTATTGATCCGCCGTACATTATGTGA
- the LOC128291862 gene encoding uncharacterized protein LOC128291862: protein MFVLGGSNNRFEALNVDLVDSNDVVADDIDAEQDVVDDDNETEQLEFSPQKPRLASLEVAPFVRSLMATKQENLDKGTDLEVKVKLRDKSANLETQWADMRHRKKIVPKVRAWKTQGLKTKKEEILFYKTPFYLY, encoded by the exons ATGTTTGTCTTGGGGGGATCTAATAATAGATTTGAAGCTTTGAATGTTGACCTTGTGGATTCTAATGATGTTGTTGCTGATGATATTGATGCTGAACAAgatgttgttgatgatgataatGAAACTGAACAGCTTGAGTTTTCTCCTCAGAAGCCTAGGTTAGCCTCGCTGGAAGTAGCTCCTTTCGTGAGATCTTTAATGGCAACAAAGCAAGAGAACCTTGACaaag GGACTGATTTAGAGGTAAAAGtaaaattaagggacaaaagtgcgaatttggagacacaatgggctgatatgcgacacaggaaaaagattgtgccaaaagtgcgagcATGGAAaacacaaggactaaaaacgaaaaaagaagagattttattttataagactccattttatttatattag